The nucleotide window TGCCGCGTCAGCTGCAGATACTGCTGTTGTATAGCCGATCGACTCAATTAAACCGAGTGCGATCATTAAGTCCACCTCCTTTACAAGTATAGCTTAACGAATCATCCTATAAATTGACCCCCATTTTTTCTGAATACGGCTTCGGCTTCTTTAACGTCAGCTTGATTTCCTGCAACGAGTAAATATTCGTTTTCAATCGAATAGTTAATTGTTGTATTTGGAACTGCCTTCAATAAATAATCCAATAGCGCAACGTTACTGTAATAAGGAAGCCCTTCAATAAAACATAGCCCCTCGACCGTATCGATGATGCCTAGTTGCTTGGAAAGCCATGTGCTCGGATAGTCAATGTTAAATACGTCATAACGTTTCATCGTATTTCGGTTTAATTTTTGGAACAATTGGTTCATGACGCTTTTTAGCCAGTGTTCATCTTCATAAAATAACTCCAGTAAAAACTCGCCATTATTGTCTTTATCCCATTCCATATAAAACTTGATCGTTTGATTGTCTCTGATCACATTGTTTACATACACTAATTGACTCGGATAGCAGTTGGGAAAGTTAACGCTTCCTACGCTCGAACCTTGTGGATCACGATAAAAGAATGTCTTCAAGCTTTCAGATGGCTTCGAAAAAAACCAGGCGGCACCTCCCGCTTTAGATTCCCCTATCATTTTGGCGTGCCCTAAACCGTTAGAACCCTGATTGTAAACATTAACCCTTTCACCGTTTGTAAGCGACATCGTTTGTAACTTGGATAATACGTTACTCGTGTTGTTGTTTGGGATAACCGTTACGTTGGGTTCGTGTGTTTTTTTGGAAACTGAAGATGACCGTTCGTTTGACGTTGTTGACAATCGTTTATTTTTGTTTTGTAATTGATAATTTGGTCGTTGAATGGCATCAACAGAAGAGCTTTCCTTCTTTTGTTGAAACATTGCATTCTCTCCTCCGTCATTGGAGCTCTTCACACGTTCCGGACTAAGGATTTGCCCAACGACCTCTTTCATAAAATCCGACATCGCCCTGCCACTACCTCCCTATAGTAATTTTTCAAGTTCCGTATGTGGCCGGGGGATGACATTACTGGATATTAAGTCTCCACCGACACGGTCCGGTGATAGCTTGCCAATTTCAACTGCAGAATTAACATCAGCGACATCCCCCTCAATAATCACTGTGATTAATCCTGACCCAACTCTTTTTAAGTCAAGACAGCTGATATTAGCGGCTTTCGCCATTGAATCCAGCGCTTCGACTGCCGACGTCAACCCCCTTGTTTCAACTAACCCAATTGCACTCACTAGGCTCACCCCTCACTCGTTTACAAATAATCATTTAAATCAACCGTTACCGGTATAGATACTCGTCTAAATTCCTTTTTTTGGTCCAAAGGAACTGTAGCGTCAATACCCATTTTTGCCGTGACCCCCTTAGATTGTGGGAGGCTTCAAGGGGAGAACCATTACCCCCGGGCATGATCGTAATATCCATGTCGGCTTGGACTCTTGTCGCGATTGCCCATTCGACATCTTCGGGATTATATAGGTCAACATCATCATCCACAACAACCACGTGCTTTAAGTCCTTATCACTTGCAAATGCTGCCATTGCCGCTTGTTTGCCGTCCCCGTCCGTCTTTTTCTCAATTTGAACAACGGCATGTAGGCGAGCGGCTGCAGCCATTGTCACGTGAACCGATTTCACATCAACCACTTGTCGGATAGTCCTAAAAAGGGTCATTTCACGAACCAGACACATTGGCAGTTTCTCTTCTGCGCTGGCCGGAAAAATCGTTTGCGAAATCGCATTTTTTCTATAAGTTAGTGCAGACATTTCCACAATCGGTTGTGGCATATCGCCTCCATAATACCCTCCTAATTCCGCAAACGTACCCTCTGAATCCCGTTCATAAGGTAACATTCTCCCCTCAAGCACAATTTCAGCTTCTGCCAAAACTTCCAAATCCACGGTACGACACTGAACGACATCCAATGATTGGCCGAGTAATGCACTGGCTACGTTTAACTTATCCGAATGAAATAAATGTGTACTGACTTGAGATGCGAGTACGACAGCCGGGACAACGCCAAACATGACGGCGACTTCCAACGGTTCATTGTTTTGTTCAAACATTGAATATTGACGTTGTAGTTCAGGTGACGTAATTGCAATGTTTGTCCTGTTGTCACCGATAAAACCCATTCTTCGGATCGATGTGTATCTTTTTTCCCCATTTGGTTCTTTCACAACTAATACACCGGATACATAATAAGGACCGCAATCTTCTGCGTGAAAAGTCGGAATGGGAAAATACTCGTCCAGTTTAAACGGGGGATAAACAACATTTTCATGGACAGGCGCTGCATTAGAAGATACGGTATTCGTTTTAATGGGATGAACAATGCTTTCAACCAATGATGGAACCAATTCAGATGATGAAACACCTATACTGTCAGCCATTAACTCACGATCGCCACCAAGTCCGGCAATCATCGAAGAGTCATAACCTTTAATGCTATCAAACAGGAATGGTTCCTTTCCATCTTTTGTTTTGACGACAGCTCCAAGCTCAAATTTAGGATCAACTTCTTTTTTTATGCAATAGAGGAGATTTTTGTTTTCTAAACGCTCGATCAAATTTCTCATTGATACGGGGTTCATTGTTTCTCCCCCCATCTTTCGATAAGTTTGTGATCTATATTAAGTGCATCCAAAATACGTGACACGATAAAGTTAATCAGTTCCCAAATTTCTTTCGGTTGGTGATAAAATCCCGGAGATGCCGGCATGATTGATACATTTGCTTCGGCTAATTTTGTCATGTTTTGCAAATGAATCAAATGAAAAGGCGCCTCTCTCGGTACAATAATGAGGTTTCGTTTTTCTTTCATCGCAACATTGGCCGCTCGGGTAACCAATGTATCGCCTATCCCATTTGCAATCGCTCCCAATGTATTCATGGAACAGGGTACAATGACCATTCCGTCCGTTTTAAAAGAACCACTGGCAACCGGCGCAAATAAATTACTGTCATCATGAACCTCAGCAAATTGTTTCATGTCGTTGATGTTGACACCGCATTCGTATTGCAACACCTTTTCTCCCGTTTTAGTTGCAATAACGTGTGTCTCTATGCCTAACTGATGAAGGGTGCGGATCAATGTATATGCATACAAAGATCCACTTGCTCCGGTAACCCCCACAATGATTCTCATTTTTTAATTTCTCTGTTTCTGGGAGAATTTCTGTTTCACTGCTGTTTTGTACTCCTCTGTTGTCATTACCTGGCCAAAAATCCCAATATCCACCAAACCTGCTTCATGCATTTTATCGGTTTTCGAAGATGTCGCATCCGATAAACATACGACGTTATACGTATGATATAAAGCATCGGAGGCAGTGCTTCTTACGCAAACGTTCGTCCAATTTCCTGTTAGCACGACAGTGTCAATACCTTCTTCACGAAGGAAAAGATCCAAATCGGTATATGCAAACGCACTATGGCGCCGTTTCTGGACAATATAATCCCCTTTGTCCTCATCCGGTTGTAATTCGGGTATAAATTCTGATCCCCATGTCCCCTTAATTGCGTGAACGGGCCTTACTTTAAAATCGGCATCGTTTTTTCGATGGGTTTCTTGAATGAATACGACCTGAATGTCATTGTCATGGCTAAAATCAATTGTTTCTCTTATTTTTGGAACGATTTTTTCATTATTCTCTACTCTAAGAGCGCCCCCTTCCTTAATAAAATCGTTCAACATATCGATGACAATGATGGCATGTTTGTTTCCTTTTACGTCCATTTTAAATACCTCCCGCAAATTGTTTTTCTTTTTCTTGTACCTTTACCGGTCTCCCCAACGTATTTTCCGTTTCATATTTCAATTCGCGATCAAGACGTTGAATGCTTTGACGTTCAACATATTGTCCATAGCCTGGTTCGCTTACAATACCGCCATCATCTGCATCATACACAGTTTTACCCCGGACAATTGTTTGCACAGGGATGCCTTTTAGTTCCATCCCATGGAATGGGGTGTATTTGGCATCCGTGAGCACATTGTCCTTGTCTATGGTGTACTCACGATCGAGATCGATCACAGTGAAATCCGCATCACTACCAAGCTCCATCGCACCTTTTTTCGGATAAATTCCGTAATGTATGGCGGCGTTTCGGCTGGTCACTTCTACAAATCTTGACAATGATAAGCGCCCTTTGTTCAAACCTTTACTCACTAGAATAGGTACCATTTGTTCGACGCCAGGCATACCAGGGAAACTGGTCCAAATGGTTGAACCCTTCTTTTCAGTTTCAATGTTATAGGGTGCATGATCGGTTCCGACGAAATCGACCGTGCCATCTGCAAGTCCCTGCCAGAAAGCTTCATTGTCTTCTTTGCCACGTAAAGGCGGTGCAATTTTGGCAAATGTTCCCCATTTGTTCATGGCTTCCTCTGCGTTCAACACCAAGTATTGAGGACACGTCTCTGCTGTGACTTTAACGCCGCGTTTCTTTGCTTCACGAACGAGTTCGACACCTTTTTTGGACGTCATGTGAACAACATGAACACGGGCGTCCGTTTCTTCAGCGAAACTGAGAATCAGTTCTATAGCCGTTTTTTCAGCTATAACTCCTCTTGCTTCTGACCAGGCAACCGGATCTTCACGGCCTTCATTTTCCAACTTACTGGAATAAAATGTACAAATATCAAGGTTTTCGGCGTGAACACCGATAGGTAAGTCTGTCGGCGCAACATGACGGAATATTTCGAGCATTTCTGCATCAGATACCGGCGGAAACGTCGGTACAGAAGGTGTCATATAGACTTTAAACGCAACAACGCCCTCATCGACTTGGGGTTGAATGTTGTGAAGTAATCCTTCTCGAACATCTTCACCCGTCATGCCGCCCCAGAAGGCAAAGTCAATCACTGCCTTATCCTTAATGGCATTTAATTTTTCATGAAATTGTTCGCGACTACGTACAGACGGTTTTGTTGTACAAGGCATATCAATGTGAGAAGTTAGCCCACCCTTTGCTGCTGAGCGTCCGGCGGCATCAAACGTATCACGATGACTAAATCCCGGCTCCATAAAATGAGTGTGAGGGTCAATACATCCCGGAACGACCAACTTTTGTTTTACATCAACAACCTTATCGGCTTGCAAACCGTTAATGGAATCGGCAAAGCCGACAATTGTTCCTTGATCGACTAAAATATTCGTCAATACTTGTCTGTCCCCCTGCGGAATATTAGCATTTTTCACGATTAAATTCATAAAAGACTCCCTTTCTGTGATAATAATATTTATTAGAAAAACTTGGATTACGCCAGATGCTTAATAGCGAAAACCATAGTTTTACTTATACTTTACAAAAGTTAAAAATTTTAAAGTCTACAATGAAAAACCGTAGATGAAAGAGGGTATATGTATATACCACTCTACACCTACGGTTTCTCAGCTCTCCGATTAAACAGAGAATAAGCACCCGTGTTAAATGTTATGAGAAAACTATGACGAATCAATCGCCTAACATCCCCATCTCAACTTAGCCGCCTGATTCACATATGGAAAATTACTATAATCGATCTTCTTTAAAATAGATGACCGTACAAGCAAATTCAGTCTCAGGATCGAAATCCTTTAATACGGTGTGGACATCTTTACTCAGGTGATATTGAATATCCCTTTTCAGTCTTTTTTTAAATTCGGAAATAAGCGCTGCATCGGCTGCGATCGTTAATTCTTTATACTGATGCTGGAGAGCTTCCAAGTCTGGGGCGCGTTTATGTTCACTGAATATCACAACGGCATTATTAAGGAACTCAATCTTTTGCTTTTTTACTCCTAAACCATACATCTCTTGATTGACTTTGTTATAAAGTTGTGAAATATCTTTCTTAAGAGTGCTCCTCAGCGAATCAGAAACTGCCTCCATATTACCCCTCCAATTGTTTTAGTAAAAGTCACCCCGATAATACAGCGTAAAAAACTTTGATTATGTGAAAAAATGTATGGACTCCGCTTATTCTTATAATATACTGCCTTTTAAAAATCGTCAATACTTTTTTCTAATTTTGTAACATCCGTTACCTCAATGGGTGAATCGTCCTTGTAGGCGAGGAAACAGTGCAAGGAAGCCCGTCATACATGCCCAGTGTTAAGAAACTCCATCAGAATGTCCGAGAACTCCCCCAAAGCCGCGTACATTTTCGGTCATTGATTTGGTGCCCCCCCGGCGTTCTCATGGGAAGCGTACAGAAATGGTTCTGCTTGCCATTGCTCATGAACCTCCAAGATGGGGAATACCATTTTTGGCTGGGGCGAAGCCTCATCAGAACGGAAGAATTCTCATACTGATTGATCAGGAGTTTGCGACTACGGGGACAAGGGCTCTATCAGGGACCTGTATAAGTACCGGTTCAAGATCGAGGGGACTGAAGCAAGCCATTGGTGAATTTGACTACCGGTTTTGGAGCAAGGCCATGCCCAAGTTGAATTGATATCGGAAAAAAGGAGAATCTCATCCATTGGAAGATGTTGTTGATGAAAAAAACAGGGAAAACATCCGATTGACCATTACAGTCATCGCAGGCTTCGTGATGTGCCGTTGTTTTGCGATTGACCTCTTTGACTTA belongs to Salicibibacter cibi and includes:
- a CDS encoding Na-translocating system protein MpsC family protein, which translates into the protein MEAVSDSLRSTLKKDISQLYNKVNQEMYGLGVKKQKIEFLNNAVVIFSEHKRAPDLEALQHQYKELTIAADAALISEFKKRLKRDIQYHLSKDVHTVLKDFDPETEFACTVIYFKEDRL
- a CDS encoding UbiD family decarboxylase, with product MNPVSMRNLIERLENKNLLYCIKKEVDPKFELGAVVKTKDGKEPFLFDSIKGYDSSMIAGLGGDRELMADSIGVSSSELVPSLVESIVHPIKTNTVSSNAAPVHENVVYPPFKLDEYFPIPTFHAEDCGPYYVSGVLVVKEPNGEKRYTSIRRMGFIGDNRTNIAITSPELQRQYSMFEQNNEPLEVAVMFGVVPAVVLASQVSTHLFHSDKLNVASALLGQSLDVVQCRTVDLEVLAEAEIVLEGRMLPYERDSEGTFAELGGYYGGDMPQPIVEMSALTYRKNAISQTIFPASAEEKLPMCLVREMTLFRTIRQVVDVKSVHVTMAAAARLHAVVQIEKKTDGDGKQAAMAAFASDKDLKHVVVVDDDVDLYNPEDVEWAIATRVQADMDITIMPGGNGSPLEASHNLRGSRQKWVLTLQFLWTKKRNLDEYLYR
- a CDS encoding UbiX family flavin prenyltransferase, translated to MRIIVGVTGASGSLYAYTLIRTLHQLGIETHVIATKTGEKVLQYECGVNINDMKQFAEVHDDSNLFAPVASGSFKTDGMVIVPCSMNTLGAIANGIGDTLVTRAANVAMKEKRNLIIVPREAPFHLIHLQNMTKLAEANVSIMPASPGFYHQPKEIWELINFIVSRILDALNIDHKLIERWGEKQ
- a CDS encoding BMC domain-containing protein, whose translation is MSAIGLVETRGLTSAVEALDSMAKAANISCLDLKRVGSGLITVIIEGDVADVNSAVEIGKLSPDRVGGDLISSNVIPRPHTELEKLL
- a CDS encoding dihydroorotase, with protein sequence MNLIVKNANIPQGDRQVLTNILVDQGTIVGFADSINGLQADKVVDVKQKLVVPGCIDPHTHFMEPGFSHRDTFDAAGRSAAKGGLTSHIDMPCTTKPSVRSREQFHEKLNAIKDKAVIDFAFWGGMTGEDVREGLLHNIQPQVDEGVVAFKVYMTPSVPTFPPVSDAEMLEIFRHVAPTDLPIGVHAENLDICTFYSSKLENEGREDPVAWSEARGVIAEKTAIELILSFAEETDARVHVVHMTSKKGVELVREAKKRGVKVTAETCPQYLVLNAEEAMNKWGTFAKIAPPLRGKEDNEAFWQGLADGTVDFVGTDHAPYNIETEKKGSTIWTSFPGMPGVEQMVPILVSKGLNKGRLSLSRFVEVTSRNAAIHYGIYPKKGAMELGSDADFTVIDLDREYTIDKDNVLTDAKYTPFHGMELKGIPVQTIVRGKTVYDADDGGIVSEPGYGQYVERQSIQRLDRELKYETENTLGRPVKVQEKEKQFAGGI
- a CDS encoding cysteine hydrolase family protein, coding for MDVKGNKHAIIVIDMLNDFIKEGGALRVENNEKIVPKIRETIDFSHDNDIQVVFIQETHRKNDADFKVRPVHAIKGTWGSEFIPELQPDEDKGDYIVQKRRHSAFAYTDLDLFLREEGIDTVVLTGNWTNVCVRSTASDALYHTYNVVCLSDATSSKTDKMHEAGLVDIGIFGQVMTTEEYKTAVKQKFSQKQRN